ATCACCATATATACTAGTCTGAACTCTGAACAGCATACAGGTTGTTGATTGGGAACAGGTGAGAACGACGGTCAGACTTCAGAGCGAGCACAGTTGGATGTGAACCAGACACTTGTGCAGAGGCTAGGTGAGCCGGCCGGCGGGAGAGTAATCAATCAACAAATTAGTGGTGGTTTCTTGCAGACAACAAAGACCGATGTTACCTAGAGGTAATTATCTACAATCAACTTGTTTATGACTAACGGCAAAAGAAACCATATAAAATCATTGCGCTTATAAAAATGCATCTGCATGGTGCACGTACTAATCAACGATTAGTAGAGAGATAGACGATAGATGAGATGAGACGCTTGTCCAACAAATCCATCTGTTATTTACTCCTTTTAAGGAAGCAAGTGTGCTTACTTTGGCTTATAAGATACTAATTGCATCATCTACGTCAAAGCAGCTGTCGGCCTTCTCGCCTCACCCAAGAGGGAGAAAATATGCTGCAAATCACATAAAGATCGATGCTGCAATTTGTCATATAAAAGTAGATGTAGATGTGATTTTGGCTTGGTTTAAGTATATGCGTGCAACACGAGCTCGTCTTTTATATACGTGGAGGACACATATATGTTATCGTGTGGCACTGAAAAGTTCTTCGTTGTTAGTTCCACGGCCCTTAAATTTTGGTTTCCTTGttgacaaaaaaagaaaaaaatggtttCCTGCGGTTTGCGCTGCCCCGGCAGTCCGCTGGCGTGCGATGCTGATCAAGTCTTAAGTTTATTCATGCTAAAAAAAAGTCTTAAGTTTATTCTTTCACGCATGCATCTTATGTCATTTAGCCATTCTTTCTTATCATTTTTAAATCTTGTAGTAGTACTGTACTATAGGGCAAAACTTTGTCCACGGACACCGTTCTTCTGTGGTATTGGTTGGTCTACACCGTCAATGTTCATATTATTAAGGAAAGCATGCATCTTTACCATTTAGACACCGCAACAACTAAAATGTTTATTTCTTAGTCTGGGAGACAGAAAGATGGATGAATACACCAAATTGCATCTGGTgccttggctcaactacatggtGTGAGTGAATCCACTTTAGTAGGATGAACTCGACcttgtcctcttcctcctccaggctccatccatctccctcctctctctccggaCCTCCATTTGCCAACACCCCATTGCTTGCTTGCTCGTCGCCTCGGTTCACTCCTCTCCTTCTTTATCACGTGAGAAATAGAGGTCAGAGGGAGGggggacaggaggaggaggatgaacgAATAAGGTTATTGTTAAATAAActttcaatatatatatatatatatatatatatatatatatatatatatacatacacacacacactacaGTTTTTTTTTATCTCCCATGCATAGACATGTACGACAACCTATGTGAGCCTTGGATTAAAACTTTTACAGAGATTAGCATTACAACGGCTACTTGGAAATCCTAAATCCTCGGTAATTTTTGAAACCAGGAGCACACAAACCAgagtggaggctttggagcatcACTCTCGAACACTCGTACTTCGCTTTCCTTTTAGCACAATTGCTTGTGGAATAGCAGTCGCGCAAAAGGAGCCAAAGAAAGCAACACAAACCAGTAACATCTACCCTCTCGTCTGCTTGTACGTAGATCAATCAACGGTCAACACAGACATGCTACATGATCCCACAAGCACAAACCACACCGGACGCTACGAAGGAATGTATTAGCAAAGATGATGTAAAATAGATCTATCAATTCCTGTCAATCAATATATAATGCTTTCAAGAACTGGCTAAATAGCCTTTTCAAATCTCACGGGACGGTATTGTACGGTACATATGCTGCATGAGCACACTGGATGACAGATGATACAGTACATAAGCTTGGTCGAATTGCAACCTGTAAATTTTTCCTCTGCAACTGCGATCTATTTAAGCACCTTTAATAAAGAGATATAGCATTTAAAGAAGAGGAAAATCAAGCTGGGACAGATACAGACGAATTTCACCAGACGAGAGACAAAGATAGGGTGAAAAGGATGGTGGCTAGGAAGACAGCAGGAAGTTTCATGGTGATTTTTTTTTGTGCCACGACCGTGGTGACCTACTAACCTAGCTATAGTGCTATCCCTCCAAAATGTTGCTTTCGGCCACCTCCTGCTCCTCCGGACGTGTTAGCTAGGGTttgctttatttattttttttccatCTAAGAAGATATAAATATCTCAAGTTGTATGGCTAAATGAAGGAGGGAATAGATAATGCTCTCAGCAAGCACAATTTAACCTTTGCTTTGAGTCTGAGTACTGTTTCGTTGTCTAAAATTGTCAAAGTTAGGCAAAAAAATTGACTCACGACAAATTACTTGACGTAAGGTTATTGTAGTCACACCTTTGACTTGATTGAAGAAGTCGAACGAACACACTTGTCTGAACCACATGTAATCTGCCAATACTAGATAAAAACGTTCCATGAAAAGAAATGGTCTAAAAAACGCATGGTTAATTGTCGCCTGTCCTGCCGCAGTAATATGCTGAGCCTAACCCGTCCCCATCAAACAGCAACACACGACACCCAAAGGGTCTAGTCAAAGCGAGCGAGCCCGGCCCAATCCTGACCCAGCACCAGCAGCAAATCGTGTTACCGAGCAGCCCAATCGACCCCGCTCGGCGCGGCCCACCCGCGATCACGAGGCCACCACCGCGCGCGCGCACGCAGGAGAGGCGCGCGGGGCCCACCCGTCCCGTCGGAAGCGAGCGCTCGGCGGACGCAACGTCCCAAAAGGAAAACTTTTTTTCCCTCTCCTGTCCTGTCCCTTCCCCACACGAAGCACGTGCGCGTTTTTCTCTCGAAGCATTCATGGCGGGCCCCACCCCCGCCCCCCACGCCATTAAAATAAATTAAATTACTCACCCTCCCTCCTCCGCCAGCGAAAACGAGGATAAACAATTTCGAGCAATCGATTCCCTTGGGCTTTTAATCGCGGGATTTGGGTGGAAACCGCGGGGTCCTTTATAATAGCGTGGGGGCGCGGCGTGCTCACACGAGGCCCGCGCTTACGAGCCAGAGAGAGATAGGAGGCTAACCACCGCTGCTGCTGCGACCTGCGAGTGCGAGGAGCAGCGCACGACGTCCTGGGCGGAGGAGTTGGAGCCGGCGGCGCGGAGATTTGTGCTTGACCGGCTGGGGTTGGGGGTGAGAGAGACAACCGGCGATGGCGGCGTCCGCGAGGCCAGGGGAGAGGGCGACCAGCTTCGCCGTCGCGTGCAGCCTCCTCAGCCGCTTCGTCCGCCAGAACGGCGCCGCGGCCGCCGAGCTAGGCCTCGGGATCAAAGGTGAGCACCGGAATCCGGCGGTGTCGGCGGGCCGGGTCTGCCCTGTTGTGAGACCTGGCTCCTCCTGTAGTTCTGGGTGTAGGGGGAGATTTCGAAATCTGGGGGGTCCAGTTTCGATTCCTGTGGGGGGGCGTGTTGTGAGATCTGGGCGGGGCCTTGGTTATCCGGTTTGGAAACCTCGTTTTCGGGCTTCGAATTTCGCACTCCCTTATCCggctttgtttttcttcttctcaggcGAGGTCGAGCAGCAGAGGATGCCGGCGACAATTAACTTGCTCCCCGGAACGGAGGGCGAGGAGgccgagaggaggaaggagaccaTGGAGCTGTTCCCGCAGAGCGCCGGGTTCGGCGTCAAGGATGCTGCTGCCCCTAGGTGCGTACTGCTGCTTTACATCATTTATAAATCCATTTCGATTCTGGTTCGCGCGACAGTTGTTTGGTAGCAGTAGAACTCGAACCTAGCTGTGTTAGGTCTCATGGACAAAAGGCCAAACAATTTGACTTTGGAAACATAGTAATCTGAGTTTAATGAGTGTTCATAGGTGAAACATGTTATAAGGTGGTCTGAAATCTAGTTGACCCGGATGGTAAAAAACAGACCCGTGTGTAAAGCATCCTTGTAGTTCGGTTTCTGTGATATTCCCTGGTCAAAACTGTATCTTTGTAGGAGTAGTCTTGAAGTGTCTTCTGTAAGAAGCAACAAAACGTTTCCTTTTATCAGACAAAGCAACCGACATGCTCAGAGTTGTTTAGATTGTATACCTAATGTTTATCATTAACTACCTTGCTGGTAACAACTTAGGAGGGGTTAATCTGAGATGGAACCCTGCCATCCATGTGAGATAAGGTCTTTTAACCAAGAGAAAGGAAAAGAGAGTAGACAATCGATTTGCTAAGCTGAAGTAGTGTTCTACAAGCACCGTTGTTCTCATTGTTCTTCTCTGTAATATTTGTCAGGGAGCAAGAAAATAAAGAGAAGCCTAAGCAGCTCACAATCTTCTATGGCGGGAAGGTGCTGGTGTTTGATGATTTCCCTGCCGACAAGGCAAAGGACCTGATGCAGCTGGCCAGCAAGGGCAGCCCTGTGGTACAGAACGTTGTTTTGCCTCAACCTTCTGCACCTACTGCTATCACCGACAAGGCAGTGCCTGCCCCGGTCATCAAGCCTGCTGCTCAGGCTGATGCTAAGAAGCCTGCTCGCACAAATGCTTCTGGTAAATACTCCTCCCTCTGCTTCTGTTCTTACTTAGTTGAAGTTTTAAAATATGATTGGTGAACTTTGTTATTTTCCGATTATTGATCGAAACATGTCTTTTCTTTTGTAGATATGCCTATTATGAGGAAGGCGTCTCTTCACCGCTTCCTTGAGAAGAGAAAGGATCGGTAAGTTGTGGTTGTGGTGATTGTTACTTTCATTATGGCGATTTTTTTTTCAGTGTTGTATTTGGAACTAATTTGTGCCCTTTTATTCCTCAGTCTCAATGCAAAGGCACCATATCAAACTTCTTCTGATGCGGCACCAGTGAAGAAGGAGCCCGAGAGCCAGCCATGGCTTGGACTAGGACCGAATGCCATGAAGTCCaacctgagcctgagctagtacACAACAACACAGCCAAATAAGACGGCACAGCAACCTCACCAAGCTTCTGCAGAATGATCTGAGATTTGCTTTGCCACTAGATCGAGTACCGAAACCATAAATATTCTCTCGTTATCGTGTTTTAGTGTTCTGTTTAGGTCGTGGTTCGACGCCCTCTTGTTACATAGTTCTGGATGTAAAGAAAAGTAGCCAGCCAGTCCTGACCATCACCGGGAGTCCGAGAGAAGTTTTTGGGGGGTGTTTAACACACGGCGACTCTGAATTGGCCATGCTAGGAAAATGATAGCGCAAAGAGAAGTATATGTATTTTCTAAAAGCCAGATCGTTTGGCTCTAGCCTTGATGTATGCAGAACAAGTGATTGTAATGGATCCTGAGTATATCCTCATTGTATTGTTGTTGTTTTCTGATCACATGGCTTCGCAAACCCAGGTTTGTTTGGATTCTTGTTATGTTCCTGCTGCTGCAAGTCTTTGGTAGTTTATGGTAATAACTGGAGCAATCTAGGTTGTAAAACTACAACCAATTCATGAGAATCTGTTATCTGTCTCTGTTTCTTGCTTGCGCCTCCAACTATACAGTTTGCTGCCAAAAAAAGAACATATTACCCACACAATCGATCCGTGCGACATTTGAGTCTGTAAAGAAAGTGAACTTGATATGACTTATGAGACAGTTTTACCTTCTTGATTCACCTAATAATCATGCAGATAGATATAGCCATGGAAGGCAGCACGTGAGTCAGAGAGGCGGTAGGTTGAGTGGCGCTGTCCGGTTGAAGATAGAGGGCCATAGCTGACTGCTGAGGAGGGTAGGGAGGAGGAAGATGCACACACGGGCATGACTTGTCCCTGATGCCGGATTCTTTAATCAAAAGGCAGAAGCACCGATGGAGATGGAGCACATGTGAGAAATAGGGAGGACGGATTCTTCCTCTTCCTGACAGCTAACGCAACGCGTTGGAATAATATAAGAAGAAAAGGCAGCGGCAAGTTGTTTGGAAACTGCGTGGGGGGACGAACAAGCCCGGGGACGGACACGCGACCCCACCTCGCCGGCCCAACTTGCTGCTGCCACTGCACTGCCAGCCATCGACTTGTTCGTTCCTATAGTAGCAGGACTTGAGAGTCCAGCTTTTGATTGTTTCTTGTGGAAAGTTTCTGCGCCTTTGATCATTGGTTCTTTGACTGAATTTCGTATAAAAAAAAAAAGGTTCCGCGAGTGAGCTGAGGTCTACACGAATGAATCTAAAACCATTGCATATAAATAGTTCAGGGATTCAGACAAGTGCAGTAAACAACTCCTGCTAAGCGTGCATGTGTTGTGTTGTGGGTTGGCTTGTGTGTCACTCGTTTCTTTGCGTGACGCGCATGACCAACCAAAACCAAACCATGCAATGTAATGTCGTCGAGAAAGGAAGAGAACCATGTGCGGGTTTGTCCATAAGCCAAACTTTTCTCCAATTTCTttgtggaaaaagaaaaaaaaatgcgtACCGTCCGCTGGTCCAGGGAACATGGTGCCCTGGTTTTCAGGATGCAAGCGTTCTTGGTCGTACTGAGTACTAGTAGTGGCCCCATGCCCCCATCTAAGAGCAagactaataatacagccggcttgctggctgtaaggttccttgcaaccttctcttagcccactcatatagtagttggctctttacggttaatacatggcccacttgtctctctcacagattttcttggttcttgtgcctaagCCGGCTTTAAGCTTACAGCccacttcttctctctctcctcccctctctcctccacctcagcatttagtcggcttacagcctgctattatacttgctttaATGGTGTTGGTTTCTGGACTAATGTTTAGCTCTATCGTATTAAATATTTGATACTAATCagtagtattaaatataaattaattacatagattgAGGTTTAGTAGGTACGTCTCGCTAATTAGTCTATTcatatataattagttttataattaactcatgtttagttTTTCTAATTAGCATCCGAATGTTTGAGGTGGCACGAACTAAACTTTAGACCTGAATCCAAACCTCACGGCCAAGGCATGACACGGGGATGCATGCCTGAATGGTGAATGCCTCCACCGCATGGCTTTGCATGGACCTGGACCAGTACTGTAACTGTGAGTGAGCCATCCGATCCAAATCTTTGGTCCCCGAAACCCACCGAACGAGCTGGTACCGAACATGCACGCCTGTCATTGCCTCGTAAGCAGCACAAGTTGTGGCCAAGTTGTGCAGTACTCCGTATAGGTAACCTCACTGTTCCATGGCAAATTCTCTGAAAAGATTCAAATTCGTAGTTTCATTTTCATATGCGTTGTAAGTTTGAAACAGAGGTCCTGCTAGGCAAATGTTTTCAGCAGACAGGGAGGTCTGCTCCGCTC
This Miscanthus floridulus cultivar M001 unplaced genomic scaffold, ASM1932011v1 os_1914_1_2, whole genome shotgun sequence DNA region includes the following protein-coding sequences:
- the LOC136534403 gene encoding protein TIFY 10b-like, with protein sequence MAASARPGERATSFAVACSLLSRFVRQNGAAAAELGLGIKGEVEQQRMPATINLLPGTEGEEAERRKETMELFPQSAGFGVKDAAAPREQENKEKPKQLTIFYGGKVLVFDDFPADKAKDLMQLASKGSPVVQNVVLPQPSAPTAITDKAVPAPVIKPAAQADAKKPARTNASDMPIMRKASLHRFLEKRKDRLNAKAPYQTSSDAAPVKKEPESQPWLGLGPNAMKSNLSLS